One Antiquaquibacter oligotrophicus genomic region harbors:
- a CDS encoding dihydrofolate reductase family protein, protein MILTRVHPAPTEQIDTDAADSRDRLLEWYRPPTHDWLRINLVLGISGNATGSDHTSTSLSSPTDRRILGVIRQLGDLILAGAQSVRAEGYQLPRSSRLAIVTSSGNLDGHQLSDPSAVTVICPESATDRVATSLPGAEVLSVPTEETTLRGVDIVSAARSAGYRSIVCEGGPTLASLLVHEGLVDELCITTSPVLRDASPTGFAATGVGEHPLSLEQLVIDDDDFVFARWLTRGRSTND, encoded by the coding sequence GTGATCCTCACGCGCGTGCATCCGGCTCCGACCGAGCAAATCGATACGGATGCCGCGGACTCGCGCGATCGGCTACTCGAGTGGTATCGGCCCCCGACGCACGACTGGCTGAGGATCAACCTCGTCCTCGGTATCAGCGGCAACGCGACGGGCTCCGACCACACGTCGACGTCGCTGTCCAGCCCCACCGACCGCCGCATACTCGGCGTGATACGGCAGCTGGGCGACCTGATTCTCGCGGGCGCGCAGTCGGTGCGAGCGGAGGGCTACCAGTTGCCGCGCTCCTCTCGCCTCGCGATCGTCACGTCGAGCGGCAACCTAGACGGGCATCAACTTTCTGACCCATCGGCAGTAACCGTGATCTGCCCAGAATCGGCGACGGACAGGGTTGCAACTTCTCTCCCCGGAGCCGAGGTGCTCTCGGTCCCGACCGAGGAAACCACCCTCCGTGGCGTCGACATCGTGTCGGCGGCGCGATCGGCTGGTTACCGGTCGATCGTCTGCGAGGGCGGACCGACTCTCGCCTCTCTTCTCGTGCACGAGGGCCTCGTCGACGAGCTGTGCATCACCACGAGTCCGGTACTTCGGGATGCGTCGCCCACGGGTTTTGCTGCCACCGGCGTTGGCGAGCATCCCTTGTCCCTCGAACAGCTCGTGATCGACGACGACGATTTCGTTTTTGCGCGGTGGCTCACGCGAGGTCGTTCAACCAACGACTGA
- a CDS encoding SufE family protein, translating into MTDPLPAQLAAIREEFLSLEVRDRLQLLLEFANELPELPGRYAEHPDLLERVEECQSPVFIFVEVDDNRIVHLFATAPREAPTTRGFASILVQGLAGLSAEQVLAVPDDYPDTIGLTQAVSPLRIRGMTALLGRTKRQVREKIDA; encoded by the coding sequence GTGACTGACCCATTACCGGCGCAACTGGCGGCAATCCGCGAGGAGTTCCTGTCGCTCGAGGTTCGAGACCGCCTGCAGTTGCTCTTGGAATTCGCCAACGAGCTTCCTGAGCTTCCCGGCCGCTATGCCGAGCATCCGGATCTCCTCGAACGTGTTGAGGAGTGCCAGTCCCCCGTGTTCATTTTCGTCGAGGTCGACGACAACCGGATCGTGCATCTCTTCGCCACCGCGCCTCGTGAAGCACCGACGACTCGCGGCTTCGCCTCGATCCTGGTGCAGGGGCTGGCGGGATTGAGCGCGGAACAAGTACTCGCCGTTCCCGACGACTACCCGGACACCATCGGTCTCACTCAAGCCGTGAGCCCTCTGCGGATCAGGGGTATGACAGCACTTCTTGGTCGAACCAAACGCCAGGTGCGAGAGAAGATCGACGCGTGA
- a CDS encoding sulfurtransferase: MAVELDPAPQLAQFAHPERLVTTEWLQEHLGTPGLVVVESDEDVLLYETGHIPGAVKIDWHTDLNDPVQRDYIDGQGFSELLGSRGISRDTTVVIYGDKNNWWAAYALWVFSLFGHEDVRLLDGGRAKWEAEGRPYTTEVPTPAPVDYPVVERDDSGIRAYKDDVLAHLGNPLVDVRSPEEYSGERTTAPAYPEEGALRAGHIPSAQNVPWAKAVADDGTFRAVAELDEIYRTGAGLNEGDDIVAYCRIGERSSHTWFVLKHLLGFEKVRNYDGSWTEWGSAVRVPIVKGVEPGEVPSSK, encoded by the coding sequence ATGGCCGTCGAACTCGATCCCGCACCGCAACTCGCGCAGTTCGCGCACCCGGAACGCCTCGTCACAACGGAGTGGCTGCAGGAGCACCTGGGCACACCCGGGCTCGTTGTCGTCGAGTCAGACGAGGATGTGCTGTTGTACGAGACCGGCCACATCCCGGGGGCAGTGAAGATCGACTGGCACACCGACCTCAATGACCCGGTCCAGCGCGACTACATCGACGGCCAGGGATTCTCGGAGCTCCTCGGATCTCGCGGCATCTCACGTGACACAACCGTCGTCATTTACGGTGACAAAAACAACTGGTGGGCGGCGTACGCGCTCTGGGTGTTCAGCCTCTTCGGCCACGAGGATGTCCGACTGCTCGACGGTGGCCGCGCGAAGTGGGAGGCGGAGGGCCGCCCGTACACGACGGAGGTACCCACTCCTGCACCGGTCGACTATCCCGTCGTCGAGCGCGACGACTCGGGCATCCGTGCCTACAAAGACGACGTTCTCGCCCACCTCGGCAACCCGCTCGTCGACGTTCGATCGCCGGAGGAATACAGCGGTGAGCGCACGACGGCCCCCGCATACCCGGAGGAAGGCGCCCTGCGCGCGGGACACATCCCCAGCGCGCAGAACGTTCCCTGGGCCAAGGCCGTTGCTGACGATGGCACGTTCCGCGCCGTCGCTGAACTCGACGAGATCTACCGCACGGGTGCGGGCCTCAACGAGGGCGACGACATCGTCGCCTACTGCCGCATCGGTGAGCGGTCGAGTCACACGTGGTTTGTGTTGAAGCACCTCCTCGGCTTCGAGAAGGTACGCAACTACGACGGCTCATGGACAGAGTGGGGATCGGCGGTGCGTGTTCCCATCGTTAAGGGCGTAGAACCGGGTGAGGTTCCCTCCTCGAAGTAG